In Lolium rigidum isolate FL_2022 chromosome 7, APGP_CSIRO_Lrig_0.1, whole genome shotgun sequence, the DNA window GCCtgaaggcggcggcggggcagggGATGCGGAGCGGGCCGCGGCGCGCGTAGCCGTACTCCTGCGCGGCGGTGCGTAGCAGCTCGGCGATGGCGGGGCGGCCGAGCAGCTCGGCCGGCACGAGGAAGCGCTCCGTCTCCTCGCCCTCCGCGCCGACCACGACGGGGACGTGGCCCGCCGGCACCTTCCCTGTCGGCGAGGACGGGGAGGCGACGGCCCCCGGCGCCACCCTGCAGGCGCCCGTGGACACGCACCCCAGCAGGCCCCCCTTCTTCATCGCCTGCTCGGTAGGACGAAGGGGCGGAGGTTGGTTGGAGATGAGGTACTAGCGCCGGTCGAGTGAATGGGCTCGCAGTGGAGGCAGACATCGCTATATAGCCGGGCGGGTAGCGCGGGCGGTCGCTTGGCCGACgcggacaggcgggccagggcggGCCAGGGCCCGCGTGGAGGTGAGAGGGACGGGGGAGGCGTACGGCTAGGACCACGGAGAAGTACCACTCGCCGtgcgaggtgggagagagggagagtGGGTCTTGCACTGGAGCTGCGAGTGGGACGGGAATCCGGATCGGGATCGGGTGCGCGCTCGCGTGTACGGCGGCGGTGCGGCCGGCCGTGGCGAGCACGGCTCGACACGTCGACCTGACATGCTGGGGCCGGCAGTTATCATACTACCGGAAGATCGATGGGTAGAATTCATTCATGGCGGAACAGGAAGCTCAGGTGGCGTCAGCGGCGTCGCGCGCCAGTTGTGGGCAGGCGAAGGATCGAGCGGGCCGGAGGTTGGCGTCGCCGGGTCGCCGGAATGGGATCGGAAAGGGCGACGGCACGTGAAGCGCGGGCCCCGCCTTTGTCGCCCCTTCCGTACCTGCCCCTGTACGGTTCCGTAACCGAGGGATGGGGAGGGCGACGCGGCACGTGGTGGGCCGCCATGCCGTACGGTACCCGTCGCTGTCGATGTGTCTGCTACGATACACGAGCAAACCGATCGCCGGGAAAACCGCGCGCTGCCTTGGCTGCgagttcttcttcatcttcttccgggTGGAGCACGGCAGGGTACAGTACCGTACGGAGCCCAGACATGGCGCGCGCACAAACCTTGCCGACACCGCACCAAGCTCTGCTTCCAGCCTTCCAACCTCTCCGTATTCTAGATGGAAAAACCTGAGAATTTGTTCCGCCTAACCTCTGTCCGACAATGGCGACCGAGGCTCCCTGATTTATCGGTGATGCCGCGGAAGAAATAAATTACTATCTCGattttaaaaaattaattaaAATGAAGGtatcgagttttttttttttttttttttgcatatagaTACGTTTAGATTTGGGCAACTCTTTTTTCTGAGTGTCCACCAAGAGAAGCACAAAGGCTCAGGTTGGACCGACATTGGATGTGGCTATTCATAAGGAGCCAACATAAGAATTTGACCTTGGACGGAGCAAAATTGCGCCAGACAAAAGCATGACCCTCAAGAGCACTCTACCAAAGGTGCAGAGCTTGTAGAGAGCGGATGTTTGAGCCGACTGTTGTCCCTGGAGCAGAGAGGGAGGGAGCATTCGTCCATGGAGATTGCGAGGCGCATAAAGGACAACGATTGCAGGAGCTTGTATCGTTGACGCGAGGCCACCGAGGATGGAAGCTAGGCCGTGGTTGAAAACTTGGTGGACCGATGTGCTCTGGAGCATGCTATGATAGAACAACTCCGGCAGGGTAACAACGAGAGGCCATGTGGCCATCCACCAGTCGCGAAGGTAGCACACCTCCCGTCCCCGAGGTTCACGCGTGAGATGCTTTTGTAGAGCGGGAGGAGGCACTGGAGGAAGGACCAGGGAGTGCCGCACAGCGCCGATCATGTCTAGCGGCATGCCGGCTTGTGACTCCCAAACCCAACGGGGCCAGGACTCACCCGAGGCGCAATGGAGGCAGTGTAGGAGCTTTACAAGGAGAGAAGTGTTCTTCTCGGTGATGGAGGGAACGTCGAGGCCACCTTCTTCTTTGGGGCGACACACGCGGTCCCAGGCCATGAGGCACCTCGCGCGCGATAATTTGTCCATGGTGGCTGAGAGAAAGGCGTGGCACAACCTGTCTAGAGCGGCGAGCACCCCAGGTGGGAGCTCAATGGCTCCCGtttgggcaattattttgaattgtAAGAAGTACGAAGTTCGCTATAGATGAGCTCTAAAAATCCCTTAAAAAGTCTTGAAATTACATGGGTTAGATAAGTCAAACACTAAACTTCACGTCCCGATAATCGGCACTCTCAGTTATGCCATCGGAGTCTACTTTCAACCCTGAACTAAGTCTCTATTTTTTTCCAAATAATCTAAGTCTTAGCTCTCATTGACCAACTTGTCTCACACATCAGGCATGTCTTCAACCTCCATTCTCTCCCTTCCCAATCTCTTTCGTCCACCACATTTCAATTTTTCCCACAACATGTATGATTGGGCCGTCTTGGAGCGGTGCTAGGGCTAGTCCCTTCCTTAATCAATGTAACTCGTGATGCCATTGGCCCTACTTTGTTCGCATGACCTCGTCGCCAAACCTAACGACCTATGCGGCTACCGCACACCCTATAGCTAGAGTTGGAGGTTGCGGCCGCGTGTAGGGTGGGAGGAGTAGCAGGGTACGTCCAAGCGACGACTCATGTTGCAGACCTCTGAGCGACGGGGCAACAACATCCCACCATACCGGCTCGGGATGGATATGATAGGTGGGCCCGTATTGTCAATGTGAGTAACATATTATCTTTGGATTATTGCTTTGTTGGTGCGCCAAATCGACCTTAGTTTCACCggcgggtgtgtgtgtgtgtgggggggggggggggggggggcaattaCCGCGATTGAAAGTTTGAGGTTTGATTTACCCCTACAAGTTCAAGTGTTCTTTTGTAATTCTTCCCACACGAAAGGGAGTGCGTGACACCttactttttttcgataaagaaaatatattaatatcaaaagataccaattacacccagcctctgcaacaacgcatcacCATAATAGCactacagatgcacacaaccaaaaaatagaaaaaaaaactaagaaccaAAAGTCCCACTACAGCGTGACACCTTACTAGGCAATACTCCCAAACCAAAACCGGATCATGACTCGAACAACGTCTACACACCTGGCACGCCCCGGCGTCGTGgtacatttttttcgataaagggaatatattaatataaaaaagataccaattacacccagcctctgcaacaacgcaccaccctaatggcactacggatgcacatagccaaaagaaggaaaagaaaactaagaaacaaaagtcccgctacagtatctcgggcctaacaacaacaatacatccaccgccaagacaacacctgaaatacagactctccaaaaacgacgcctccaagaagggaacaatgctctaacaccgtcgtcgcccgatcaacgatcttaggttttcaccacgaagatagtccccgctctcaaaacaatgcctccaacaaggtcattgccgggcacaaccagttaaggccggaccttgggttttcaccccgaaaggtaggactgcGAACTTCACCGTGTTGTCACCCCCGctatcataccgctgttgtgaagccggaacaccaagcaagtccctcaacagcgcggagacttgaacctcccttagctagtcctccctccggccttcatgaacttctcttcttccgactttcatcatggatccatagtcacttgatgtcaacacagaaaaagagcttcgcgccgctccctccagaaccaatcggttggaataaaagcatgggtgcgcacgaccaaacaccaccgatccagcaaactccaggcacaaagcactgttacattcgccggcggcgccttccgaaactcaacactccggctagatcacgagttcaggcctccggtaggtcttcctcttcacgcaagagagaccctaggaccacatcctttattcaggtcggacccccacgtcggcgaccatcccgggatggccactccaaccctccaccggcgactccgtcgccggcctCCAGCTGtccccatctcgccgccggaacgcggtgatagatcgatagatccaccaccgacCAACCGCAGgatgaccctctccggcgaagaagagggccacctccaccgtcgtacccaaggctgctgcccgggcgacctcgtgtcgcgggtgaagcccaaGATCGCCTCCGCTCACCGGCGGAGGCGGGGAAGTGGCGCGGGCCATGGgcacggccgccgcccgccgccggcccTGCTCGGAGTGCTACGGAGAGcggcgacgggaggagggagcgcggcgcgaggccgccgccgcccatcccaaccgcacCGGccgatccaccatgggagagccaaCGGGAGAAGGCGGCGTAGCGCATGCCGCCGCCACCCATCCCATCTGCGCGTCCGCCATGCTCGAGGaggggagatccggccgccgtccaccatgcgtcgacgaggaagggcccccgccgccgccacgccccgtgggtctttgccccggaggcgcta includes these proteins:
- the LOC124679254 gene encoding auxin-responsive protein SAUR71-like, whose translation is MKKGGLLGCVSTGACRVAPGAVASPSSPTGKVPAGHVPVVVGAEGEETERFLVPAELLGRPAIAELLRTAAQEYGYARRGPLRIPCPAAAFRRLLSALAGRDCRALALPYYAVVV